The Pirellulales bacterium genomic interval ACCGGCGACTTGTCGAAGAAAATCACCGTCGACGTGCGCGGCGAATTTCTCGAACTGAAAGACACGATCAACACGATGGTCGATCAACTTCGCTCCTTCGCCTCCGAAGTGACGCGCGTGGCCCGCGAAGTCGGCACCGAAGGCAAGCTCGGCGGGCAGGCACGCGTCGAAGGCGCATCGGGCACGTGGAAAGATCTCACCGACAGCGTGAATTTCATGGCCGGCAATCTCACGGCCCAAGTGCGCAATATCGCCGCAGTAACGACGGCCGTGGCCACCGGCGACTTGTCGAAGAAAATCACGGTCGACGTGAAAGGCGAAATTCTCGAGTTGAAGAACACGATCAACACAATGGTCGATCAGCTCAGCTCGTTCGCCGCGGAAGTGACGCGCGTGTCTCGCGAAGTCGGCACGGAAGGGAAGCTTGGCGGGCAGGCCGACGTGAAGGGCGTCGCCGGCACGTGGAAAGACCTCACCGACAGCGTCAACTTCATGGCCAGCAATCTCACGGCCCAGGTGCGCAACATCGCGGCGGTCACCACGGCGGTCGCCACGGGCGACTTGTCGAAGAAAATCACGGTCGACGTGAAAGGCGAAATTCTCGAGTTGAAGAACACGATCAATACGATGGTCGATCAACTCAGTTCGTTTGCCGCGGAAGTGACGCGCGTGGCCCGCGAAGTCGGCACGGAAGGCAAGCTCGGCGGGCAGGCCGACGTGAAAGGCGTCGCCGGCACCTGGAAAGACCTTACCGACAGCGTCAACTTCATGGCCAGCAATCTCACGGCCCAAGTGCGCAATATCGCCGAAGTGACCACGGCCGTGGCCAACGGCGACTTGTCGAAGAAGATCGAAGTCGACGTGCGCGGCGAAATTCTCGAATTGAAAAACACGATCAACACGATGGTCGATCAGCTCCGGGCCTTCGCTTCGGAAGTGACGCGCGTGGCCCGCGAAGTCGGCACCGAAGGAAAGCTGGGCGGGCAGGCCGAAGTGCGCGACGTCGCCGGCACCTGGAAAGACCTCACCGATAGCGTGAATTTCATGGCCGGCAATCTCACGGCCCAAGTCCGCAATATCGCCGAGGTGACCAAAGCCGTCGCCAGCGGCAATCTGGCCAAGAAAATTACGGTCGACGTAAAGGGCGAAATTCTCGAATTGAAAAACACGATCAACACGATGGTCGATCAGCTCAGTTCGTTCGCCGCGGAAGTGACCCGCGTGGCCCGCGAAGTCGGCACCGAAGGAAAACTCGGCGGGCAGGCCGACGTGAAAGATGTCGCCGGCACGTGGAAAGACCTCACCGATAGCGTCAACTTCATGGCCAGCAATCTCACCGGCCAGGTGCGCAACATCGCGGATGTGACGACGGCCGTCGCCCGCGGCGACTTGTCGAAGAAGATCACGGTCGACGTGCGCGGCGAAATTCTGGAATTGAAAAACACGATCAACACGATGGTCGATCAGCTCCGCTCGTTCGCGGCGGAAGTGACCCGCGTGGCCCGCGAAGTCGGCACGGAAGGAAAGCTCGGCGGGCAGGCCGACGTGCGCGGCGTCGAAGGCACCTGGCGCGATTTGACCGACAGCGTGAACTCCATGGGCGGCAATCTCACCGCTCAGGTGCGCAACATCGCCGAAGTGACCACGGCCGTGGCCAACGGCGACTTGTCGAAGAAGATCACGGTCGATGTGCGCGGCGAAATTCTCGAGCTGAAAAACACGATCAACACGATGGTCGATCAGCTCCGCTCGTTCGCGGCGGAAGTGACCCGCGTGGCCCGCGAAGTCGGCACGGAAGGAAAGCTCGGCGGGCAGGCACAAGTGAAGGGCGTGTCGGGCACTTGGAAGGATCTCACCGACAATGTCAACTTCATGGCCGGCAATCTGACGAGTCAGGTGCGCGGCATCGCCCGCGTGGTTACGGCCGTGGCCAACGGCGACTTGAACCAAAAGCTGACCGTGGAAGCGAAGGGCGAAATCGCCGCCTTGGCCGACACGATCAACGGCATGATCGACACACTGGCCACGTTTGCCGACCAGGTGACCACCGTGGCCCGCGAAGTCGGCGTCGAAGGGAAATTGGGCGGCCAGGCGAGTGTCCCCGGCGCCGCCGGCACGTGGAAAGATCTCACCGACAACGTCAATCAGCTCGCCGCCAATCTCACGACGCAGGTGCGGGCCATCGCTGAAGTGGCCACGGCGGTCACCAAGGGGGATCTCACGCGGTCGATCAAGGTCGAGGCTCAAGGTGAAGTCGCGGCACTCAAGGACAACATCAACGAGATGATCGTGAACCTGAAGGACACGACGCTCAAGAATGCCGAACAGGATTGGCTCAAAACGAACCTCGCCAAGTTCAGCCGCATGTTGCAGGGGCAAAAGGACCTGCTCACCGTCGGTCGGTTGATCCTTTCCGAGCTCGCCCCGGTTGTCACCGCCCAGCGGGCCGTGTTCTACACCTACGATAGCGGCGGCGAGGCGCATCGTCTCAGGCTCCTGGCCAGCTACGCCTGCGAAGAGCCGACCGAAGTCGGCAAGCAACTGGCGATCGGCCAAGGCTTGGTCGGCCAATGCGCGATGGAAAAGCAAAAAATTCTGCTCTCGAATGTGCCGGCCGAATATGTGCGGATTTCGTCCGGCCTGGGGGGCGCGGCGCCGGTGAATATCATCGTGCTGCCGATCGTGTTCGAAGGGCAAGTGAAGGCCGTTTTGGAATTGGCCTCGTTCGAGCGATTCAATCCGACGCATCAGGCATTTCTCGATCAGTTGACCGAAAGCATCGGCATCGTGCTCAACACGATCGAAGCCAACATGCGCACCGAAGATCTGCTCACGCAATCGCAATCGCTGGCCAAAGAGTTGCAAAGCCGGCAGGAAGAATTGCAGCAAACCAACGATCAGCTTCAGGAAAAGGCGCGGCTATTGGCGCATCAGAACGTCGAGGTCGAGCAGAAAAACGCCGAAGTCGAGCAAGCCCGGCAAGCGCTGGAAGAAAAGGCCGAACAACTGGCGCTCACTTCGAAATACAAATCGGAATTTCTGGCGAACATGTCGCACGAGCTGCGCACGCCGCTCAATAGCCTGCTGATCCTTTCCGATCAACTCTCCAAAAATCCCGACGGCAATCTGACCTCGAAGCAAACCGAATATGCCAAGACGATCCACTCCTCGGGCAACGACCTGCTGATGCTCATCAACGATATTCTCGATCTGTCGAAGATCGAATCGGGCACCGTGGTGCTCGATATTGGTGAGCTGCGGTTCGCCGATTTGTATAGCTATGTCGATCGCACGTTCCGCCACGTTGCCGAATCGAAGGAGGTCGATTTCAGCGTCGCGCTCGATCCGAACCTGCCGCGCAGCCTGACGACCGACAGCAAGCGCTTGCAACAAGTCATCAAGAATCTGCTTTCGAACGCGTTCAAATTCACCCATCACGGCGAGGTGTGTTTGAACGTGCAGGAAGCGCAAGAAGGATGGCATCCCGACAACGAAAGCTTGAATGCAGCGGATTGCGTGCTGGCCTTCTCCGTCCGCGACACGGGCATCGGCATCCCGGTCGAGAAGCAGCAAATCATTTTCGAGGCATTCCAACAGGCCGATGGCAGCACGAGCCGGAAATACGGCGGCACCGGTTTGGGATTGGCCATCAGCCGCGAAATCGCCCGGCTGCTTGGTGGCGAGATCGGGTTGGTCAGCGTGCCGACCGTCGGAAGCACCTTCACGCTGTATTTGCCGCAAAGCTTCGCGCCGCAAAAAACCGTGCGCCGCGCGTCGGCCCGGCGAGCCGACGCGGCCCGCAACAGTCCTGCCCAGCCGGCGGCTCCGGCCGGCGCAAGCCACGAGACGGCCGGTCCAGCGAACCGCGGCGAGCCGCTACGTAGCGATGCGCCGCGCAGCGAAACCGCTCGGCCCGCGACCGCGATGCCACCCGCAGGGTTCAATGTCGCAGGATTCAACCTCGCGGCTGCGGCGCCGCCGGCAGAAGATCCGTCCGCGGCCGCGGAAAACATCATCGACGATCGCCGGTCGATCCAAACCGGCGACACCGTGCTTCTGATCGTCGACAACGATGTGCAGTTTTCCAAGTTCGTGCTCGAGCGGGCACGTCAGGCCGGATTCAAGGGGCTCATCACGGCTGCCGGGGCGACGGCAATGGCCTTGGTTTGCGAGTATTCGCCGCATGCCGTGATCCTCGATATTTCCCTTCCGGATATCGACGGTTGGCGCGTGCTCAAGCGGCTCAAGCACGACCTCTCCGTGCGGCATATTCCGGTGTTCGTCGTGTCGACGGTCGATCATCCCGAACGGGGTTTGCAACTCGGGGCGCAAGGTTTCTTGCCCAAGCCGATCCAGACCGCGCAGCGGCTCGATCAATTTCTCGAGCAGATTCTCGAATTCGTCAACCGCTCCGAACGCCTCGTGCTGGTCGTTGAACCGGATCAGAAACGCGCGGAAGAACTCGTGGAATTGCTGGCCCCGCTCGATGCGGCCGAGGTGAAAATCGTCGTCGCGGCGAGCGGCGCTGCGGTGCTCGACATCGTGCATAACCGCGCGGTGGATTGCGTCGTGCTGACACCGCAGCTTCCCGATATGCGATTGGCCACGCTGGCGGCGGAAATTGCTTCGGCCGAGCAGTCGGCGTTGGGTGGCCTGACGATGATCTTGCACACGCGCCCCGATTTGCCGGCCGACGAAGCCGATCGCTGGAAGCGTTTGGCGCAAGAGTTTAACATGCGGCACGTCGACTCGCTTCCCGGCGTGGTAGACCAAGTGGCATTCGCGCTGTGCCGACCGGTTGCGAAGCTGCCCGAATTGCATCGCAACATGGTGCAAGACGCGTGCAATCCGGCGCCAAAATTGGCCCGGAAAAAGGTGTTGATCGTCGACGACGACATTCGCAATATTTTCGCCCTCACCAGCGTGCTCGAACGGTATGATATCGTCACGGTTTCGGCCGAAACGGGCCGCGATGCGATCAATCTGCTGCAAGCCGCTACCGACGTCGACATCGTGCTAATGGACATCATGATGCCGGAAATGGACGGGATTGATACAATCCGTGCGATCCGGCAAATTAGCCGCTTCAAGCGGCTGCCAATCATCGCCGTAACGGCCAAGGCCATGAAAGGGGACCGCGATAAATGCATCGAAGCAGGAGCCTGGGACTACCTTTCCAAACCAGTCGATCCGGATCAGATGCTCTCGGCGTTGAATGCGTGGTTGACGGAGTGATGCATGCCCGCTCTCGATAAGGCCCCGATTCTGCTGGTCGACGATGTGCCGGACAAGCTTTTGGCGATCGGCGCCGTTCTTGAAGAATTGCAACAGCCGCTGGTCTCCGTTCGCTCGGGAACCGACGCGCTGCGCCAACTGCTGCACCAGGAATTCGCGGTCATCTTGCTCGATGTAAACATGCCGGAGCTCGATGGTTTCGAAACCGCGGCCTTGATCCGCCAGCGGAAAAGCAGCGAGCACACGCCGATCATCTTTCTCACCGCCTTCCCCGACGATCGCTTCGCGGTGCGCGGTTACCAGCTCGGAGCCGTCGATTTCGTGCTGACGCCGGTGGTGCCCGAAATTCTGCGGGCCAAAGTGTCGGTATTCGTCGATCTCTATCGCATGACGCTGCAAGTCAAGCGGCAGGCCGCCGAGCATATCGCACTGGTCGAGGAACGCGCCGCTCGCGTTGCCGCCGAAAGGGCCAACCGCGCCAAAGATGAATTCCTCGCCAATGTCAGCCACGAGTTGCGCACTCCGATGAACGCCATTATCGGCATGACCGATCTGGCGCTGGAAGAGCCGTTGCCCCCGCTGGTGGACAAATATCTCGGAATGGTGAAGTCGAATGCCCGGCTGCTGTTGGATTTGTTGAACGATATTCTGGATTTCTCGAAATATCGCTCGGGCAAATTCGATTTGCGGAGCATTCCGTTCGGCCTGCGAGAAATCATTTTCGAACTGGTCCAGACGTTCGACTATCGCGCCTCGGAAAAAGGTCTGCAGCTCTCGGCCAGTATCGCGCCGGAGGTGCCCAATCGATTCCTCGGCGATTCGCTACGGCTGCGGCAGGTGCTGATGAATCTGCTCTCGAACGCGGTAAAATTCACGCACCAAGGCACGGTCACGATCGAAATCGGCCTTGAATCCGACACGCCCGAGGAAGCGAATCTCCGCTTTGCCGTCGTCGATACGGGGATCGGCATTTCGGCGACGGATCAGCAGCACGTGTTCGCGCCGTTCGCTCAGGTGGATTCATCAACCACCCGGCAGCATGGCGGGACCGGATTGGGCCTCTCAATCGCCTCCGATTTGATCCGCGCCATGGGCGGAAGGCTCGATTTGCACAGCGAGTTGGGAAAAGGAAGCACGTTTTTCTTTGTCGTGCCCATCCGCCACGAACCACAATCGGCTGCGCCCAATGGCCAGCCTGCCGCCGCGCAATCCGTCGAATCGAGCCGCGATCTTCCGCCGACCGCACAGCACGAACCGGAGGCGAAAGGGGCTGCTGGGAAGGACACAGCCACAAAACCGGATTACGATCGTCCAACCAAATCGGCCTCCGCGGCCGATTCGCCGTCCGGCAAATTGCGCGTGCTGCTCGTCGAAGATTTGCCGGCCAACCAGATGCTTGTGGTTCACGTGCTCAAACGGCGCGGACATGAAGTCGAAGTCGCCAAGAATGGCATTCAAGCCGTCGAGCTCGCGTCGCAACATCCGTTCGACTTGGTGCTAATGGATTTGCAAATGCCCGACATGGACGGGTTCGAGGCCACGGCGGCGATCCGAGCGTTGCCGCAGGGCGGGCAAATGCCGATCGTGGCCCTCACGGCTCATGCGCTGCCGGCCGACCGGGATCGATGTCTTGCCGCCGGAATGGACGACTATCTTGCAAAGCCACTGGATATTCGGCAATTGGTCGAAGTGGTCGAAGCGAATGCCCATCGCGGCGTGACCACCGGCGCGACGCGCAGCCCGCCATCCTAGCGGACCGTCCCGAATTCTTCCACTTCGCTGCAAGCCCAGCGAAGGCTGTCGGCAATCTCGCCACCTGGCGTCCGCGAACGCAGCCTTCTCTGGATAGCCGCCCAAACCTCCGATCGCTCCCTCGCGTCCCCTTTTGACGTTGCCACGCCCTCCGATCATACTGTGCCGATGCAACGGCGACCGAAAATCGTGCCCACGGCGACTTGGACCGGCGACGACGCCGCCCACCGCGCTATGTCCGCTTCCGCGATCCTCCAGGGATCGGCCGTCGGGGCCGGCGGCGCGGTGGTCATGACGACGTTGATCGG includes:
- a CDS encoding HAMP domain-containing protein; this translates as MSIAPESLSLPSGSNGGSNGSEELDIKTLIGALTALRKGDFSTRLPTTWVGLSGKVGDIFNEVMDHLEGMTNELDRISRVVGKEGKIKQRAAVSGLSGSWFASIDSVNALISDLVHPTSEMARVIGAVAKGDLSQSMALDLDGRPLEGEFLRTAETVNRMVDQLGSFASEVTRVAREVGTDGKLGGQAAVKGVAGTWKDLTDSVNSMAGNLTAQVRNIAEVTTAVATGDLSKKITVDVRGEFLELKDTINTMVDQLRSFASEVTRVAREVGTEGKLGGQARVEGASGTWKDLTDSVNFMAGNLTAQVRNIAAVTTAVATGDLSKKITVDVKGEILELKNTINTMVDQLSSFAAEVTRVSREVGTEGKLGGQADVKGVAGTWKDLTDSVNFMASNLTAQVRNIAAVTTAVATGDLSKKITVDVKGEILELKNTINTMVDQLSSFAAEVTRVAREVGTEGKLGGQADVKGVAGTWKDLTDSVNFMASNLTAQVRNIAEVTTAVANGDLSKKIEVDVRGEILELKNTINTMVDQLRAFASEVTRVAREVGTEGKLGGQAEVRDVAGTWKDLTDSVNFMAGNLTAQVRNIAEVTKAVASGNLAKKITVDVKGEILELKNTINTMVDQLSSFAAEVTRVAREVGTEGKLGGQADVKDVAGTWKDLTDSVNFMASNLTGQVRNIADVTTAVARGDLSKKITVDVRGEILELKNTINTMVDQLRSFAAEVTRVAREVGTEGKLGGQADVRGVEGTWRDLTDSVNSMGGNLTAQVRNIAEVTTAVANGDLSKKITVDVRGEILELKNTINTMVDQLRSFAAEVTRVAREVGTEGKLGGQAQVKGVSGTWKDLTDNVNFMAGNLTSQVRGIARVVTAVANGDLNQKLTVEAKGEIAALADTINGMIDTLATFADQVTTVAREVGVEGKLGGQASVPGAAGTWKDLTDNVNQLAANLTTQVRAIAEVATAVTKGDLTRSIKVEAQGEVAALKDNINEMIVNLKDTTLKNAEQDWLKTNLAKFSRMLQGQKDLLTVGRLILSELAPVVTAQRAVFYTYDSGGEAHRLRLLASYACEEPTEVGKQLAIGQGLVGQCAMEKQKILLSNVPAEYVRISSGLGGAAPVNIIVLPIVFEGQVKAVLELASFERFNPTHQAFLDQLTESIGIVLNTIEANMRTEDLLTQSQSLAKELQSRQEELQQTNDQLQEKARLLAHQNVEVEQKNAEVEQARQALEEKAEQLALTSKYKSEFLANMSHELRTPLNSLLILSDQLSKNPDGNLTSKQTEYAKTIHSSGNDLLMLINDILDLSKIESGTVVLDIGELRFADLYSYVDRTFRHVAESKEVDFSVALDPNLPRSLTTDSKRLQQVIKNLLSNAFKFTHHGEVCLNVQEAQEGWHPDNESLNAADCVLAFSVRDTGIGIPVEKQQIIFEAFQQADGSTSRKYGGTGLGLAISREIARLLGGEIGLVSVPTVGSTFTLYLPQSFAPQKTVRRASARRADAARNSPAQPAAPAGASHETAGPANRGEPLRSDAPRSETARPATAMPPAGFNVAGFNLAAAAPPAEDPSAAAENIIDDRRSIQTGDTVLLIVDNDVQFSKFVLERARQAGFKGLITAAGATAMALVCEYSPHAVILDISLPDIDGWRVLKRLKHDLSVRHIPVFVVSTVDHPERGLQLGAQGFLPKPIQTAQRLDQFLEQILEFVNRSERLVLVVEPDQKRAEELVELLAPLDAAEVKIVVAASGAAVLDIVHNRAVDCVVLTPQLPDMRLATLAAEIASAEQSALGGLTMILHTRPDLPADEADRWKRLAQEFNMRHVDSLPGVVDQVAFALCRPVAKLPELHRNMVQDACNPAPKLARKKVLIVDDDIRNIFALTSVLERYDIVTVSAETGRDAINLLQAATDVDIVLMDIMMPEMDGIDTIRAIRQISRFKRLPIIAVTAKAMKGDRDKCIEAGAWDYLSKPVDPDQMLSALNAWLTE
- a CDS encoding response regulator; its protein translation is MPALDKAPILLVDDVPDKLLAIGAVLEELQQPLVSVRSGTDALRQLLHQEFAVILLDVNMPELDGFETAALIRQRKSSEHTPIIFLTAFPDDRFAVRGYQLGAVDFVLTPVVPEILRAKVSVFVDLYRMTLQVKRQAAEHIALVEERAARVAAERANRAKDEFLANVSHELRTPMNAIIGMTDLALEEPLPPLVDKYLGMVKSNARLLLDLLNDILDFSKYRSGKFDLRSIPFGLREIIFELVQTFDYRASEKGLQLSASIAPEVPNRFLGDSLRLRQVLMNLLSNAVKFTHQGTVTIEIGLESDTPEEANLRFAVVDTGIGISATDQQHVFAPFAQVDSSTTRQHGGTGLGLSIASDLIRAMGGRLDLHSELGKGSTFFFVVPIRHEPQSAAPNGQPAAAQSVESSRDLPPTAQHEPEAKGAAGKDTATKPDYDRPTKSASAADSPSGKLRVLLVEDLPANQMLVVHVLKRRGHEVEVAKNGIQAVELASQHPFDLVLMDLQMPDMDGFEATAAIRALPQGGQMPIVALTAHALPADRDRCLAAGMDDYLAKPLDIRQLVEVVEANAHRGVTTGATRSPPS